One part of the Vitis riparia cultivar Riparia Gloire de Montpellier isolate 1030 chromosome 6, EGFV_Vit.rip_1.0, whole genome shotgun sequence genome encodes these proteins:
- the LOC117915725 gene encoding arabinogalactan protein 13-like — protein MEAMKMKLFLAVVMMILAVSAVQPAAAATAPAPAPASDAAIFVPTFFASLTALAFGFLL, from the coding sequence ATGGAGGCAATGAAGATGAAGCTTTTCCTAGCCGTTGTCATGATGATCCTGGCCGTCTCCGCCGTGCAACCCGCCGCCGCTGCCACCGCTCCGGCGCCAGCCCCGGCTTCCGACGCCGCCATCTTCGTCCCCACCTTCTTTGCCTCCCTAACCGCCCTTGCTTTTGGCTTCCTCCTCTGA